In Lytechinus variegatus isolate NC3 chromosome 18, Lvar_3.0, whole genome shotgun sequence, a single genomic region encodes these proteins:
- the LOC121432004 gene encoding interferon alpha-inducible protein 27, mitochondrial-like, giving the protein MPFFQDRQTQTGDGPAEHLPRPPLTKAQKARIAAAITGITLGLTATIVISVVIPGLGFAAGGIVAGSVAASSMSSAAIASGGGVAAGSTVAVLQAIGAGGAATAASAAAGTTAGALTVSQIVEGVIRFKKGRKDVSTSEAEIVEGVIRFKKRRKDVSTSEAETQTDSD; this is encoded by the coding sequence ATGCCCTTTTTTCAAGATCGACAGACACAAACTGGAGATGGCCCAGCAGAACATCTACCTCGACCACCGCTAACCAAAGCACAGAAAGCTCGCATTGCGGCAGCCATAACTGGAATTACTCTTGGGTTGACAGCAACTATAGTCATCAGTGTCGTCATACCTGGTCTTGGGTTTGCAGCTGGTGGTATCGTCGCAGGTTCAGTGGCAGCGTCTTCGATGTCCTCAGCCGCAATTGCCAGTGGAGGGGGCGTTGCTGCAGGAAGTACCGTAGCAGTCCTCCAGGCCATAGGAGCTGGTGGGGCTGCCACCGCTGCTTCAGCCGCTGCAGGAACAACGGCTGGTGCTCTTACTGTAAGCCAGATAGTCGAAGGTGTCATCAGGTTCAAGAAAGGGCGGAAAGACGTCTCAACAAGCGAAGCAGAGATAGTCGAAGGTGTCATCAGGTTCAAGAAAAGGCGGAAAGACGTCTCAACAAGCGAAGCAGAGACTCAAACTGACAGTGACTAA
- the LOC121432157 gene encoding adenosine receptor A1-like, translating into MVVTTAYEETNATTAFEFSHYGYRILAASILCLMTVVGVVGNSLVIIAVYFSNKLQTTTNVFVACLAVTDLLNCLFFPVQVVSVLTRNGPPPIGSLCAIAGGIIITTNVTSIVLLTMIALNRWIKITRSHHTYTRVYTRRNLVLMVIISWIYPLISMIIPQIAGQGSLGYSKRYKTCVWSDEQQDDFFMPMVFSFSVMSAFVVITSSYVSIAFHVRRQARRIAVTRSNPTKASRQNNQNDVSTTGLPPISTLNTGALQIVEPQQHANPWNAREIRVTKNLATVVCVFYVLVLPYGVCSIVPDSYIPFICFSILILSNSIVNPIIYAFKHPVFSQVFIYIFKCRLDSLPEPSRGLRYILRHR; encoded by the coding sequence ATGGTAGTAACGACTGCTTATGAAGAAACCAATGCAACGACAGCTTTTGAATTCAGCCACTATGGCTATCGAATTCTGGCAGCAAGTATTTTGTGTCTCATGACAGTTGTAGGTGTCGTCGGGAACAGCCTCGTCATCATAGCGGTGTATTTCTCAAATAAACTCCAAACTACAACAAACGTCTTTGTGGCATGCCTAGCAGTGACAGATCTTCTGAATTGCCTTTTCTTTCCTGTGCAGGTTGTTTCTGTACTCACCCGCAATGGTCCGCCACCGATCGGGTCTTTGTGCGCCATTGCAGGAGggatcatcatcactaccaatGTAACAAGCATTGTCCTTTTGACGATGATTGCCTTGAACAGATGGATCAAAATCACTCGATCACACCATACTTATACACGAGTATATACTCGAAGGAATCTCGTGTTGATGGTCATCATAAGCTGGATCTATCCACTTATTTCCATGATCATTCCCCAGATCGCTGGCCAGGGAAGCCTGGGATATTCAAAACGTTATAAGACCTGCGTCTGGAGCGATGAACAACAAGACGACTTTTTCATGCCGATGGTGTTTTCATTCTCCGTCATGTCGGCTTTTGTGGTGATAACCTCGAGTTATGTCAGCATCGCTTTCCACGTTCGCAGGCAAGCTCGTCGGATAGCTGTCACGCGAAGCAATCCAACCAAAGCTTCTAGGCAGAATAACCAAAATGATGTTTCAACCACAGGCCTCCCTCCGATTTCCACGCTAAACACGGGAGCCCTTCAGATAGTCGAGCCACAACAACACGCCAATCCATGGAACGCACGGGAAATAAGAGTGACCAAAAATCTTGCCACTGTCGTCTGTGTATTCTACGTGTTGGTCTTGCCTTATGGCGTCTGTTCCATCGTCCCCGATAGCTACATTCCCTTTATCTGCTTCTCAATTCTGATTCTTAGCAATTCCATAGTCAATCCTATTATTTATGCTTtcaaacatcccgttttcagtCAGGTTTTCATCTATATCTTTAAGTGTCGCTTGGACAGCTTGCCAGAGCCTTCCCGTGGATTAAGGTACATCTTGCGACATCGTTAA